The Methanobacteriaceae archaeon genome has a window encoding:
- a CDS encoding IMP cyclohydrolase produces MYTGRILSTGMNSEGKPYIAYRVSSRSFPNRQCLKYENRAAIVPKEGFEKDIFENPYITYNCIQIVGDVAVVSNGSQTDVIADKIRLGMNLRDALAYSLLTMDYEKDSYNTPRIAGVVKASEDEDEYKCYISIVNDNKILVEQVPYGKAAFISTYGSQLPDAVEFEADTSTHAAKYIFDEGTFAEYEKPVTSSAAIFDGEWTIDVYNP; encoded by the coding sequence ATGTATACTGGTAGAATTTTATCAACAGGAATGAACAGCGAAGGCAAACCTTATATCGCTTATAGGGTTTCAAGCAGATCATTTCCAAATAGACAATGTCTTAAATATGAAAATAGAGCAGCTATTGTTCCAAAAGAAGGATTTGAAAAAGATATCTTTGAAAATCCATACATTACATACAATTGTATTCAGATTGTTGGTGATGTAGCAGTTGTATCCAACGGATCACAAACTGATGTTATAGCAGACAAAATCCGCTTAGGAATGAATTTAAGAGATGCACTTGCATATTCATTACTTACAATGGATTATGAAAAAGACAGTTATAACACTCCAAGAATCGCTGGTGTTGTTAAAGCTAGCGAAGATGAAGATGAATATAAATGTTACATAAGTATTGTTAACGACAATAAAATTTTAGTTGAACAAGTTCCATATGGAAAAGCAGCATTCATTTCAACATATGGTTCTCAACTTCCTGATGCTGTTGAATTTGAAGCAGATACTTCAACTCATGCAGCAAAATATATTTTCGATGAAGGTACATTTGCAGAATATGAAAAGCCTGTAACTTCATCTGCTGCGATTTTTGATGGAGAGTGGACTATTGACGTCTACAATCCATAA
- a CDS encoding biopolymer transporter ExbD has protein sequence MAIDVRKHKKKISDNKPNINLVPLIDILFTIMIFLVVTSNFSEDVQTADTSEDVDGGGKPNVTSVSGSEEYYVVPVANLHKVTVNGVDRSDTILNSAVGVQAEVMDKGQITIKPGEIDIVVPAGFSPEKAVQRPQL, from the coding sequence ATGGCAATTGATGTTAGAAAGCATAAAAAAAAGATTTCAGACAACAAGCCAAATATCAATTTAGTTCCGCTTATTGATATCTTATTCACAATAATGATTTTTTTAGTAGTAACTAGTAATTTTTCAGAGGATGTTCAAACAGCAGACACTTCAGAAGATGTTGATGGTGGTGGAAAACCTAACGTTACATCTGTTTCTGGTAGTGAGGAATATTATGTCGTTCCTGTAGCTAATTTACATAAAGTTACAGTTAATGGTGTTGACAGATCTGATACGATTCTGAATAGTGCTGTAGGTGTTCAAGCAGAAGTAATGGACAAAGGTCAAATTACAATCAAACCTGGTGAGATTGATATCGTTGTTCCTGCTGGATTTTCACCTGAAAAAGCTGTTCAACGTCCACAACTTTAA
- a CDS encoding MotA/TolQ/ExbB proton channel family protein, with product MIIESIMLIIDGIMDIFAQGGVITYVILFIGIYGLIIAIRKIAYLKKISKVDTTEIFGVVTTAMERGGAVEALKQINGFKNPISRIISETLKIGYKNKTEVEESMEQIFIVEVGKMTKGVGTIKTLIELAPFLGLIGTVIGIWMTFKSLGVNPDPTAMAEGIYVALTTTIVGLAVTIILIPLHTYIQGLIEVEMDKIELATKMTNWGYAVVKIRVDSNVECALEALQEAEGVVNTRLISDPYANIKVSFKPSMLDKSISNIILEKCNVNAEITESKLRQ from the coding sequence ATGATTATTGAAAGTATCATGTTAATCATTGATGGGATAATGGATATTTTTGCCCAAGGTGGAGTCATTACTTATGTGATTCTTTTCATTGGTATTTATGGTCTTATTATCGCAATAAGAAAGATTGCATATCTTAAAAAAATTAGTAAAGTAGATACAACTGAAATTTTCGGAGTTGTAACTACTGCTATGGAAAGAGGTGGGGCTGTAGAGGCTTTAAAACAAATTAATGGTTTTAAAAATCCTATTTCCAGAATTATTTCTGAAACTTTAAAAATTGGTTATAAGAATAAAACCGAAGTTGAAGAAAGTATGGAACAAATTTTCATCGTTGAAGTCGGAAAAATGACCAAGGGTGTAGGTACAATCAAGACTCTTATTGAGTTAGCACCATTTTTAGGATTAATTGGTACCGTTATTGGTATTTGGATGACTTTCAAATCTTTAGGTGTTAATCCTGATCCTACTGCAATGGCTGAAGGTATTTACGTTGCATTGACAACAACTATTGTCGGTCTTGCTGTAACAATTATATTAATACCGCTTCATACTTATATCCAAGGACTTATTGAAGTAGAAATGGATAAAATTGAACTTGCTACTAAAATGACCAACTGGGGTTATGCAGTAGTTAAAATTAGAGTTGATTCAAATGTTGAATGTGCACTTGAAGCATTACAAGAAGCTGAAGGTGTTGTAAATACAAGATTAATCTCTGATCCATATGCAAATATTAAAGTTTCTTTTAAACCAAGTATGTTAGATAAGAGTATTTCTAATATTATTTTGGAAAAATGTAATGTTAATGCAGAAATTACTGAAAGTAAACTAAGACAATAG
- the rnhB gene encoding ribonuclease HII — MDILGIDEAGRGSVLGPMVIAGVIVPEKMDKVLERMGVKDSKRLTPNRRTILSRKLKKMFEYEIVVISAREIDELRASGVNLNEIEKNAMESIILKLKPEKAIVDAVDVKAQRFQDNLCKDTGFDVIAEHKADDKYIEVSAASIIAKAERDAQIQEINKEFIKSGGIGSGYPSDPTTKKFLTNYTYDEMPDFVRKSWATVAKMK; from the coding sequence ATGGATATTTTAGGAATTGATGAGGCCGGTCGTGGATCTGTTTTAGGCCCAATGGTTATTGCAGGAGTTATTGTTCCTGAAAAAATGGATAAAGTTCTTGAGAGAATGGGAGTTAAAGATTCTAAAAGACTTACTCCAAATAGAAGAACTATTTTATCCAGAAAACTAAAAAAGATGTTTGAATATGAGATTGTTGTAATTTCTGCTCGCGAAATTGATGAATTAAGAGCAAGTGGTGTCAATCTCAACGAAATAGAAAAAAATGCTATGGAAAGCATTATTTTAAAATTAAAACCTGAAAAAGCTATTGTTGATGCTGTTGATGTCAAAGCACAGCGTTTTCAGGATAATTTATGCAAAGATACTGGATTTGATGTTATAGCTGAACACAAAGCTGATGATAAATACATTGAAGTTAGTGCAGCATCTATTATTGCTAAAGCAGAAAGGGATGCTCAAATTCAAGAAATCAATAAGGAATTTATAAAATCTGGTGGAATTGGTTCAGGTTATCCTTCAGACCCAACAACAAAGAAATTTTTAACTAATTATACTTATGATGAAATGCCTGATTTTGTTAGAAAATCATGGGCTACAGTTGCAAAAATGAAGTAA
- a CDS encoding rod shape-determining protein — protein MNIFGKEEEPQINDAKVISNSLGIDLGTLNTVIAKPSGDKFDLYQIPSVVAVKKDDPSEVLAVGEEAKKMLGRTPEDILAVRPLKKGVIENVVQAQALLIKAMQIGIDEGECVGRIVIGIPGDASEVEKNAAEEIGRKAGAQNILVISEGLAAAIGAGLPIAEPNGTMVVDIGAGSTDIVIISLGGINDIETVRCGGDDIDNKIVDLVAEKYDVAIGIHDAESAKIEVGMVHCSEQLENLSVEIIGKSLETNRPKKVIIDSMLVAEAAEPYMQEIIDGLNIVLERLSPELMMGVYNNSVAVGGTSRLRGMKERIFDEISIPIEVSEDPMTVVAKGTAIVAAEPLALEPEVRLRAMK, from the coding sequence ATGAATATTTTTGGAAAAGAAGAAGAACCTCAGATTAATGACGCCAAAGTTATTAGCAATAGTTTAGGAATTGATTTAGGAACATTAAACACTGTAATCGCAAAACCTTCAGGTGACAAATTTGATTTATACCAAATTCCATCTGTAGTTGCTGTTAAAAAAGATGACCCTTCAGAAGTTTTAGCTGTTGGTGAAGAAGCTAAAAAAATGTTAGGAAGAACTCCTGAGGATATTCTTGCTGTAAGACCTTTGAAAAAAGGTGTAATTGAAAATGTTGTTCAAGCTCAAGCATTATTAATTAAAGCAATGCAAATCGGTATAGATGAAGGCGAATGCGTTGGAAGAATTGTTATCGGTATTCCTGGAGATGCTTCTGAAGTAGAAAAAAATGCTGCTGAAGAAATTGGTAGAAAAGCAGGAGCACAAAATATTTTAGTTATTAGTGAAGGATTAGCAGCAGCTATCGGTGCAGGATTACCTATTGCTGAACCAAACGGAACTATGGTTGTTGATATTGGTGCTGGATCAACTGATATTGTTATCATCTCTCTTGGTGGTATTAATGATATTGAAACTGTTAGATGTGGTGGAGATGACATTGATAACAAAATTGTTGACCTTGTAGCTGAAAAATACGATGTTGCTATTGGTATTCATGATGCTGAATCTGCTAAAATCGAAGTTGGTATGGTTCACTGTTCCGAACAATTAGAAAATCTCAGTGTTGAAATCATAGGTAAATCCTTAGAAACCAACAGACCTAAAAAAGTTATCATTGACTCCATGCTTGTTGCAGAAGCAGCTGAACCTTACATGCAAGAAATCATTGATGGATTAAACATTGTTTTAGAAAGATTATCTCCGGAATTAATGATGGGTGTTTACAATAACTCAGTTGCAGTTGGTGGAACTTCAAGACTTCGTGGTATGAAAGAAAGAATCTTCGATGAAATTTCTATCCCTATTGAAGTTTCCGAAGACCCTATGACTGTTGTAGCAAAAGGTACTGCAATTGTTGCAGCTGAACCTCTTGCATTAGAACCGGAAGTTCGTCTTAGAGCTATGAAATAA
- a CDS encoding archaetidylserine synthase: protein MEIENTNMKSFIALSDIISLLNMSSGFLSIIFSLNHNFSIAAILMIIAIIFDSADGWVARKINRQDELGFGKNIDSLSDIVSFGVAPAVFLYSCINTTPGIFQIVVTLVSLLIVVCGVLRLTRYNVIAGKIDTQDFIGFPIPGISLVMGSYYLTGLFNPYVAILLSIIVSLLMISNIRYPKFDNIPVIAASCVLILLLILPINIILYNVNIPAILLLLFCLYYLIINLIKK from the coding sequence ATGGAAATTGAAAATACAAATATGAAAAGTTTTATAGCATTGTCAGATATTATATCCCTGTTGAATATGTCCTCAGGATTTTTGTCAATAATATTTTCATTAAACCATAATTTCTCAATAGCTGCAATTCTTATGATAATTGCAATCATATTCGACTCAGCAGATGGTTGGGTAGCACGTAAAATAAATAGGCAAGACGAATTAGGTTTTGGGAAGAACATTGATTCATTATCAGACATTGTCTCATTTGGAGTTGCTCCTGCAGTATTCCTTTACAGTTGCATCAACACCACCCCAGGCATTTTTCAAATAGTAGTGACTCTTGTTAGCTTATTAATTGTTGTTTGTGGAGTTTTAAGACTAACTAGATACAACGTAATTGCTGGTAAAATAGATACTCAGGATTTTATTGGATTTCCAATTCCAGGAATATCTTTAGTAATGGGTTCATATTACTTAACAGGATTATTCAATCCATATGTTGCAATTTTACTTAGTATAATTGTTTCATTACTTATGATAAGTAATATCAGATATCCTAAATTTGATAATATTCCTGTAATAGCTGCATCCTGCGTTTTAATATTATTATTGATATTACCAATCAATATAATCTTATACAATGTTAACATTCCGGCGATATTATTACTATTATTCTGCTTATACTACCTAATAATTAATTTAATTAAAAAATGA
- a CDS encoding DUF515 domain-containing protein, producing MNRKPRNPLHPRGFEQTRQLKEQISHEYSKPKKKDDELTPLKKLNHKLGVYLSPKSVDITDDEKKKKIGVIITIFVLITLVSSAYYFLIYEPSQEKLSLAKTTKLNELHELYSGPLTSSPNSYLLEDKINEAQTPQKVENINIMGMATKDWKNYHKKSIYINSDKYNRTMAVYLNESKNTILPAKKAIKIVNENDAEILSKIKFDEPNTVSVPILISRLQAGAGLVNVGSVVDIYTNNNDTTKNYTSNDTSPDISGCTVLAIMRYEDNGEIDSEYSKSNTKVNGNNTNPKENTKAFSSDVLELIKGSMLKGYDEKETFEMLKNYGVKLSNYERQINLGDLDAQYMLLIETPQEKVEYVLNNMDNIILTIPTSKAPDWMINEINSTYHH from the coding sequence ATGAACAGAAAACCAAGAAATCCATTACATCCAAGAGGTTTTGAACAAACAAGACAATTAAAAGAACAAATTTCACATGAATACTCAAAACCCAAGAAAAAAGACGATGAACTAACACCACTAAAAAAATTAAACCACAAGCTTGGAGTTTATTTAAGTCCAAAATCCGTTGATATAACTGATGATGAAAAAAAGAAGAAAATCGGTGTTATAATAACCATTTTTGTTTTAATTACATTAGTTTCATCAGCATATTATTTTTTAATTTATGAACCGTCACAAGAAAAGTTAAGCCTTGCAAAAACAACAAAGCTAAATGAATTACATGAATTATACTCAGGCCCCCTAACATCATCTCCAAATTCCTACTTATTAGAAGATAAAATCAATGAGGCACAAACTCCTCAAAAGGTTGAAAATATAAATATAATGGGAATGGCAACAAAAGACTGGAAAAACTATCATAAAAAATCGATTTATATAAATTCAGACAAATACAACCGTACAATGGCAGTGTATCTAAATGAAAGTAAAAATACAATACTTCCTGCAAAAAAAGCTATAAAAATTGTAAATGAAAATGATGCTGAAATTTTATCTAAAATAAAATTTGATGAACCAAACACAGTATCTGTTCCTATTTTAATATCAAGACTTCAGGCAGGAGCAGGTCTTGTTAATGTTGGAAGCGTTGTTGATATTTACACAAATAACAATGATACAACAAAAAACTACACCTCAAACGATACCAGTCCGGATATAAGCGGATGTACTGTACTTGCAATTATGAGATATGAAGATAATGGAGAAATTGATTCTGAATATTCAAAGTCAAATACAAAAGTAAATGGAAATAACACCAATCCAAAAGAAAACACCAAAGCTTTTTCATCAGATGTTTTAGAGCTTATAAAAGGGTCAATGCTTAAGGGATATGATGAAAAAGAAACATTTGAAATGCTTAAGAATTATGGAGTTAAGCTATCAAATTATGAAAGGCAAATTAATTTAGGTGATTTGGATGCACAGTATATGCTTTTGATTGAAACACCACAGGAAAAAGTGGAATATGTCTTAAACAATATGGACAATATCATTTTAACTATTCCAACCTCAAAAGCCCCTGACTGGATGATAAATGAAATAAATTCAACATACCACCATTAA
- a CDS encoding class E sortase, with the protein MKKPTISTIVIIICILIIGLYAMGEVNYFSSKIAVEKNIDSPTILIPKIGVNEKINNVSLNQGVLSDPGANIPTQDYVTLYGHRTLQGSPFFRLNEIEAGDLLVLEWPGVGEITYTVTNKTIVPGTSDAPVGGNESLFLITCDPIGSTENRIIVEGTFDSQGPIDNVVLKENPQESYGLIIAAAFLLIGLVFSYFYPQDNRMYVLGAVVIIAVVLFYFCINPIPSELIYEKIIFLNGGL; encoded by the coding sequence ATGAAAAAACCAACTATTTCAACTATAGTTATCATTATTTGCATATTAATTATTGGATTATATGCAATGGGAGAAGTGAATTATTTTTCATCAAAAATAGCTGTAGAAAAAAATATCGATTCTCCAACAATTTTAATACCAAAAATTGGTGTAAATGAAAAAATAAACAATGTTTCATTAAACCAAGGAGTATTAAGTGATCCTGGAGCAAATATCCCAACACAGGATTATGTTACATTATATGGTCACAGAACACTTCAAGGTTCACCATTTTTCAGATTAAATGAGATTGAAGCTGGTGATTTATTAGTATTGGAATGGCCTGGCGTCGGAGAGATAACTTACACAGTAACAAATAAAACAATAGTTCCGGGAACTTCTGATGCACCGGTTGGTGGAAACGAGTCATTATTCTTAATTACCTGTGATCCAATTGGTTCTACAGAAAACAGAATAATCGTTGAAGGAACCTTTGACAGCCAAGGACCAATAGATAATGTTGTACTAAAAGAAAATCCTCAGGAGTCTTATGGACTTATTATTGCAGCAGCATTCCTGTTAATTGGGCTTGTATTTTCATATTTCTATCCACAGGACAATAGAATGTATGTATTAGGAGCTGTCGTAATAATTGCAGTAGTTTTATTCTATTTCTGCATAAATCCAATACCGTCTGAACTAATTTATGAAAAAATCATATTCTTAAATGGAGGCTTATAA
- a CDS encoding dihydroneopterin aldolase family protein yields the protein MDVDKEYFSNITTRERAIFEGAISMGALFHQFVGTPVNKTTKKSLETSMEDSLRLQPAIEDVDVDIRFDKLEESMTEFDYTSLTGDMLDVKIYTKVDNVKATIRIEFIEELNYPLMYVEEITED from the coding sequence ATGGACGTTGATAAAGAATATTTTTCAAATATCACAACAAGAGAAAGAGCCATCTTTGAAGGTGCAATAAGTATGGGTGCACTTTTCCACCAATTTGTAGGAACACCCGTTAACAAAACCACTAAAAAAAGCTTAGAAACAAGCATGGAAGACTCATTAAGACTTCAACCAGCTATTGAAGATGTTGATGTTGATATTAGATTCGACAAACTTGAAGAATCAATGACAGAATTCGACTACACATCTCTTACCGGAGATATGCTTGATGTAAAAATATATACAAAAGTAGACAACGTTAAAGCGACAATTAGAATAGAATTCATTGAAGAACTTAATTATCCTTTAATGTATGTTGAAGAGATTACAGAAGATTAA
- the mfnA gene encoding tyrosine decarboxylase MfnA, with translation MDEKPIDKHIILDELNELKDLDHDYSDGRILGSMCTKAHPFAKEVYYKFLDANLGDPGLFKGTKIIENKVIESIGELLSIEKPYGNIVTGGTEANLMAMRAARNHARKYKGIVDGEIIVPQSAHFSFKKAADMLNLKIVEAKLDNYKIDVESIKQLISDKTVAIVAIAGTTELGLIDPIEEISKIAHENNIYFHVDAAFGGFSIPFLRDMGYDLPVFDFSLEGVCSITIDPHKMGLAPIPAGGIIFRKEEYLDVMAIDSPYLTVKTQSTIVGTRSGAASAATYAIMKYFGKEGYSNLIKELMINTKFLKENLEKIGYEVICEPELNLVAFNHPEMDTHKLAEELEKLGWKVSVAKCPVAIRIVLMNHIKMEHLKELVEDLKEIF, from the coding sequence ATGGATGAAAAACCAATAGATAAACATATTATTTTAGATGAATTAAACGAACTTAAAGATTTAGACCATGATTATAGTGATGGTAGAATCTTAGGGTCAATGTGTACAAAAGCACATCCCTTTGCTAAGGAAGTTTATTATAAATTTTTAGATGCAAATTTAGGAGATCCTGGTCTTTTTAAAGGTACGAAAATAATTGAAAATAAAGTCATTGAGTCTATAGGTGAATTATTATCTATTGAAAAACCATATGGTAATATTGTAACTGGTGGTACTGAAGCTAATCTTATGGCAATGCGTGCAGCTAGAAATCATGCTAGAAAATACAAAGGTATTGTTGATGGAGAAATTATTGTCCCTCAATCTGCTCATTTTTCATTTAAAAAAGCTGCAGACATGTTAAACTTAAAAATTGTTGAAGCTAAGTTGGATAACTATAAAATTGATGTTGAATCAATTAAACAGTTAATTTCTGATAAAACAGTTGCTATTGTAGCTATTGCAGGTACTACTGAATTAGGTTTAATAGATCCAATTGAAGAAATTTCAAAAATTGCACATGAGAATAACATTTATTTCCATGTAGATGCTGCTTTTGGCGGATTTTCCATTCCTTTTTTAAGAGATATGGGATATGATTTACCTGTTTTTGACTTTTCACTAGAAGGAGTTTGTTCTATAACAATTGATCCTCATAAAATGGGTTTGGCACCAATTCCTGCTGGAGGAATTATTTTCAGAAAAGAGGAATATTTAGATGTTATGGCGATTGATTCCCCATACTTAACTGTTAAAACCCAATCAACAATTGTTGGAACACGTTCGGGTGCTGCTTCTGCAGCTACTTATGCAATCATGAAATATTTCGGAAAAGAAGGTTATTCTAATTTAATCAAAGAGTTAATGATTAATACTAAATTTTTAAAAGAAAATCTTGAAAAAATAGGTTATGAGGTTATTTGTGAACCTGAATTAAATCTTGTTGCATTTAACCATCCTGAAATGGATACTCATAAGTTAGCAGAGGAATTGGAAAAATTAGGTTGGAAAGTTTCTGTTGCTAAATGTCCAGTAGCTATCAGGATTGTATTAATGAACCATATTAAAATGGAACATTTAAAAGAATTAGTAGAAGATTTAAAAGAAATATTTTAA
- the ppsA gene encoding phosphoenolpyruvate synthase has translation MYVKKFEDLNKSDIPIAGGKGANLGELTQAGIPVPPGFVVTAQTYEKFMLETGINDKVLSILDEIDINDTKALQAASEEIKAIINEAPIPEDMILFITEAYNQLCQRFDGDDVEVAIRSSATAEDLPEASFAGQQDTYLYVSGIDAVLEYIRKCWASLFEARAIFYREENDFEHAKVLIAVVVQKMANADKAGVMFTVNPSTGEEIALIEGSWGLGEAVVSGDVTPDNYQVDKADNSVINVTISDKKVMYINDENETSIKVDVPEEKRNERVLSDEELIELTEMGKRIQAHYGEPMDTEWAFENGELFLLQARPITTLGDVCEDVAEASDDIGEVLVRGLGASPGMAAGNVKIILDIEELDKIKDGDIMVTTMTTPDMVPAMKRSSGIVTDEGGVTCHASIISRELGIPCVVGTGDATSILKENTGVTIDGKKGLVFDGISQTKQEPVQAAGSVEAAPIITVTEVKANVSMPEAAAKAAATGADGVGLLRTEHLMLTAGIHPGKFIADGNEDELINTIAENVMIVADEFYPKPVWYRTLDAPTDEFITLEGGENEPEEHNPMLGWRGIRRELDQPEILKCEFKAIKKLHEQGYTNIGIMIPLSQSPEELKQAKALCSEVGLEPHKDVEFGMMVEIPAAALTIEDYIAVGIDFVSLGTNDLTQYTLAVDRNNEYVAKHYSEEHPAVMKLIEMTIKKCVEAGVKCSICGQAGSVPRIVEKLVGFGITSVSSNTDAIAEVRKTVARAEQKIILDAARKRLE, from the coding sequence ATGTATGTTAAAAAATTTGAGGATTTAAATAAATCTGATATTCCAATTGCTGGTGGAAAAGGTGCTAATTTGGGTGAATTAACTCAAGCAGGTATTCCAGTACCTCCAGGTTTCGTAGTAACTGCACAAACTTATGAAAAGTTCATGTTAGAAACTGGAATTAATGATAAAGTTTTAAGTATTCTTGATGAAATTGATATTAACGATACTAAAGCACTTCAGGCTGCTTCTGAAGAAATCAAAGCTATTATTAATGAAGCACCTATTCCAGAAGACATGATTTTGTTTATTACTGAAGCTTACAACCAACTTTGTCAAAGATTTGACGGAGATGATGTTGAAGTTGCAATCAGATCTTCTGCTACTGCTGAAGACTTACCTGAAGCTTCCTTTGCAGGTCAGCAAGACACTTACTTATATGTTTCCGGTATTGATGCTGTATTAGAATACATAAGAAAATGTTGGGCATCTTTATTTGAAGCAAGAGCTATTTTTTACAGGGAAGAAAATGATTTTGAACACGCTAAAGTTTTAATTGCTGTTGTTGTTCAAAAAATGGCAAATGCTGACAAAGCAGGTGTAATGTTTACTGTAAACCCATCTACTGGTGAAGAAATTGCTTTAATCGAAGGATCATGGGGTCTTGGAGAAGCTGTTGTATCCGGAGATGTAACTCCTGATAACTATCAAGTTGATAAAGCTGACAACAGTGTTATCAATGTTACTATTAGTGATAAAAAAGTCATGTACATCAACGATGAAAATGAAACCAGTATTAAAGTTGATGTTCCTGAAGAAAAAAGAAATGAAAGAGTTTTATCTGATGAAGAACTCATTGAATTAACTGAAATGGGTAAAAGAATTCAAGCTCATTATGGTGAACCTATGGACACTGAATGGGCATTTGAAAATGGAGAATTATTCTTATTACAAGCAAGACCAATTACCACATTAGGTGATGTTTGTGAAGATGTTGCTGAAGCTTCTGATGATATTGGTGAAGTTTTAGTAAGAGGTCTTGGTGCAAGTCCGGGTATGGCTGCAGGTAATGTTAAAATTATTTTAGACATCGAAGAATTAGATAAAATTAAAGATGGAGACATTATGGTTACTACTATGACCACTCCTGATATGGTTCCTGCAATGAAAAGATCAAGCGGAATTGTAACTGATGAAGGTGGAGTAACTTGTCACGCATCTATTATCTCTCGTGAGCTTGGAATTCCTTGTGTTGTCGGTACTGGTGATGCAACTTCTATTTTAAAAGAAAACACTGGTGTAACTATCGACGGTAAAAAAGGATTAGTATTTGATGGAATTTCTCAAACCAAACAAGAACCAGTACAAGCAGCTGGTAGTGTTGAAGCAGCTCCTATCATAACTGTTACTGAAGTTAAAGCTAATGTAAGTATGCCTGAAGCAGCAGCAAAAGCAGCTGCAACCGGTGCTGATGGTGTAGGATTACTCAGAACTGAACACTTAATGTTAACTGCTGGTATCCACCCAGGTAAATTCATTGCAGATGGAAACGAAGATGAATTAATCAATACAATTGCTGAAAATGTTATGATTGTAGCAGATGAATTCTATCCAAAACCGGTATGGTACAGAACCTTAGATGCTCCTACAGATGAATTCATCACATTAGAAGGTGGAGAAAACGAACCTGAAGAACACAACCCAATGCTCGGTTGGAGAGGAATCAGAAGGGAACTTGATCAACCTGAAATTCTCAAATGTGAATTTAAAGCTATTAAAAAATTACATGAACAAGGATACACTAACATTGGAATTATGATTCCATTATCACAAAGTCCTGAAGAACTCAAACAAGCTAAAGCACTTTGTTCTGAAGTAGGTTTAGAACCTCATAAAGATGTTGAATTCGGTATGATGGTTGAAATTCCTGCTGCAGCATTAACTATTGAAGATTACATTGCTGTTGGAATCGACTTTGTAAGTTTAGGAACCAATGATTTAACCCAATACACTCTTGCTGTTGACAGAAACAACGAATACGTTGCAAAACATTACTCTGAAGAACACCCTGCAGTAATGAAATTGATTGAAATGACAATCAAAAAATGTGTTGAAGCAGGTGTTAAATGCAGTATCTGTGGTCAAGCAGGTAGTGTACCTCGTATTGTTGAAAAACTTGTTGGATTTGGAATTACAAGTGTATCTTCAAACACTGATGCTATAGCTGAAGTTAGAAAAACTGTTGCTAGAGCAGAACAAAAAATTATTCTCGATGCTGCACGTAAGCGTTTAGAATAA
- the rplJ gene encoding 50S ribosomal protein L16: protein MVRAYTRRDYIRKTPNSRIVQYDMGNLRDEFPVSVSLAVKKPAHIRHNSLEAARIASNRLMQRAAGRMGYHLKLRVYPHQIVRENPMATGAGADRVQSGMRNAFGKPISVEAIVKKGQRIVTIDCNEKNFEQAKVALKRAGMKLPVPCKIVIDKGEDLVK, encoded by the coding sequence ATGGTTCGTGCTTATACAAGAAGAGATTATATTAGAAAAACCCCAAATTCAAGAATTGTACAATATGATATGGGTAATTTAAGAGATGAATTCCCAGTATCTGTAAGTTTAGCTGTTAAAAAACCAGCTCACATCAGACACAACTCTTTAGAAGCTGCAAGGATTGCTTCTAACAGATTGATGCAAAGGGCTGCTGGTAGAATGGGTTACCACTTAAAATTAAGAGTTTACCCTCACCAAATTGTTAGAGAAAACCCAATGGCAACCGGTGCAGGTGCGGATAGGGTACAAAGTGGTATGAGAAACGCTTTCGGTAAACCTATTAGTGTTGAAGCTATTGTTAAAAAAGGTCAAAGAATTGTTACTATCGACTGTAACGAGAAAAACTTTGAACAAGCTAAAGTCGCATTAAAAAGAGCAGGTATGAAATTACCAGTTCCTTGTAAAATTGTTATCGACAAAGGCGAAGACTTAGTTAAATAG